In Eubalaena glacialis isolate mEubGla1 chromosome 2, mEubGla1.1.hap2.+ XY, whole genome shotgun sequence, a single genomic region encodes these proteins:
- the LOC133085318 gene encoding olfactory receptor 4K15-like gives MDQENKSGVTEFVLHSLSGSQELQLFYFAFFTLFYLSIVLGNLLIVLTVISEPALHTPMYFLLSNLSFIDVCLSTFATPKMIVDFLVEHKTISFEGCMAQIFFLHVFAGGEMMLLVAMAYDRYAAICRPLHYATIMSVSKCTSLVVGSWLIAVLHSVSQLLFTVSLPFCGPNKVDSFFCDLPLVIKLACTDTFTLEVLMLSDSGLMAMSSFVLLLVSYTVILVTVRRRSSTGMAKARATLTAHITVVTLFFGPCIFIYAWPFSNLPVDKFLSIFYTVFTSLLNPLIYTLRNKEVISAMRKLRHLQVLSLRKI, from the coding sequence ATGGACCAAGAAAATAAATCAGGAGTGACTGAATTTGTATTGCACAGTCTTTCAGGTTCTCAAGAGCTACAGCTTTTCTATTTTGCATTTTTCACACTTTTCTATTTATCCATTGTGCTGGGGAACCTCCTCATTGTTCTCACAGTCATCTCTGAACCTGCCCTGCACACACCCATGTACTTTCTACTCAGTAACCTCTCCTTCATTGATGTGTGTCTGTCCACCTTTGCCACCCCCAAAATGATTGTTGACTTCCTTGTAGAGCACAAGACCATCTCCTTTGAGGGCTGCATGGCCCAGATATTCTTCCTGCACGTCTTTGCCGGTGGTGAGATGATGCTCCTTGTGGCCATGGCGTATGATAGATACGCGGCCATATGTCGCCCCCTGCATTATGCCACCATCATGAGTGTGAGCAAGTGCACAAGCTTGGTGGTGGGCTCCTGGCTCATTGCGGTTCTGCACTCAGTAAGTCAGTTACTCTTCACAGTAAGTCTTCCATTCTGTGGACCCAACAAAGTGGACAGCTTTTTCTGTGACCTTCCCCTGGTTATCAAACTTGCCTGCACAGACACCTTCACTCTTGAGGTCCTGATGCTTTCAGACAGCGGTCTAATGGCCATGAGCTCCTTTGTGCTCTTGCTGGTCTCCTACACGGTCATCCTGGTCACTGTGAGGCGGCGTTCCTCAACGGGGATGGCCAAGGCCAGGGCCACCCTGACTGCCCACATCACTGTGGTGACCCTCTTCTTTGGGCCCTGCATCTTCATTTATGCCTGGCCTTTTAGCAACCTCCCAGTGGATAAGTTTCTCTCAATATTTTATActgtttttacttctcttttaaaCCCCTTGATCTACACCTTAAGAAATAAGGAGGTAATATCAGCAATGCGAAAACTAAGGCACCTACAG
- the LOC133085319 gene encoding olfactory receptor 4K15-like encodes MYVIIVLGNLLIILTGISEPALHTPMYIILNNLSVLDVFLATYITSKMIHDFLHEPKTISFEGCIAQIFLLHVFAGGEMVLLVAMAYDRYVAICKPFHYATIMNLCKCTGLVVGSWVIGVMHSLSQVSFTVNLPFCGPNIVDSYYCDLTLVIKLAYMDTYVPEVLMLLDSGLMGVTSLLLLLVSYTVILVAVRHHSSADMTKACNTLTAHIIVVTLFFGPCIFIYAWPFSNFPVDKLLSVFSMVFTPILNPIIYTLRNKEVKSACIN; translated from the coding sequence ATGTACGTCATCATTGTGCTGGGCAACCTCCTCATCATCCTCACAGGAATCTCTGAACCTGCCCTGCACACACCCATGTACATCATACTCAATAATCTTTCTGTTCTTGATGTGTTTCTGGCCACTTATATAACGTCCAAGATGATTCATGATTTCCTTCATGAACCCAAGACCATCTCCTTTGAGGGCTGCATTGCCCAGATATTCTTACTCCATGTCTTTGCTGGTGGTGAGATGGTGCTCCTTGTAGCCATGGCATATGACAGATATGTAGCCATATGCAAACCTTTCCATTATGCAACTATCATGAACTTATGCAAATGTACAGGTCTGGTAGTAGGCTCTTGGGTGATTGGGGTCATGCACTCCCTGAGCCAGGTATCTTTCACTGTAAACCTGCCCTTTTGTGGTCCAAACATAGTGGACAGTTATTACTGTGACCTTACTTTGGTCATCAAACTTGCCTATATGGATACTTATGTTCCTGAAGTGTTGATGCTTTTGGATAGTGGTCTCATGGGGGTGACTTCACTCTTGCTCTTGCTGGTCTCCTACACAGTCATCCTGGTCGCTGTGCGACATCATTCCTCAGCGGACATGACCAAGGCCTGCAACACTCTGACTGCCCACATCATTGTAGTCACCCTCTTTTTTGGGCCCTGTATCTTCATCTATGCCTGGCCTTTCAGCAACTTCCCAGTGGATAAACTCCTTTCTGTGTTCTCTATGGTTTTCACACCTATATTGAACCCCATCATCTACACATTGAGAAATAAAGAGGTGAAATCGGCATGCATAAACTGA